A single region of the Nicotiana sylvestris chromosome 6, ASM39365v2, whole genome shotgun sequence genome encodes:
- the LOC138870535 gene encoding uncharacterized protein, translating into MTCPLKGPPTTKLFILTVKCEGYYVKRVMLDGGSGVDICPLSTLQRMKIGTERISPNNVCVRAFDGVKRDTIGEIDLILTIGHVDFEVTFQVLDMDTSYNFLLGRPWIHAARVVPFTLH; encoded by the coding sequence ATGACTTGCCCCCTAAAGGGGCCGcccacaacaaagctcttcattttaacagttaaatgtgaaggGTACTACGTGAAAAGAGTCATGTTGGATGGCGGATctggcgttgacatttgccctctctcaactttgcaaagaatgAAAATTGGGACTGAGAGAATCAGTCCTAACAATGTTTGTGTACGTgcttttgatggcgtcaagagAGACACAATAGGGGAGATTGATTTGATCTTAACTATCGGTCATGTGGATTTTGAAGTGACATTTCAGGTCTTGGACATGGACacttcctacaattttctcctagggaggccttggatccatgcggcaagGGTCGTACCTTTTACTCTACActaa